A window of Nicotiana tabacum cultivar K326 chromosome 24, ASM71507v2, whole genome shotgun sequence contains these coding sequences:
- the LOC107794882 gene encoding sulfhydryl oxidase 2 isoform X1 yields the protein MTFCSVFLLLFLILLFSSFEQSVSVSSGSQRVILRSIIKENNQDGDFAIDLNTTNFDTVLKETPAPYVIVEFFAHWCPACRNYKPQYEKVARLFNGADASHPGIILMTRVDCASTINSNLCDKFSVDHYPMLFWGPPKKFVGGGWGPNQEKSEILPIENGRTADVLLGWINKQLGSSYGLDDGKYENEHLQTNTSDPGQIAKAIYDVEEATSTAFSIILDHKMIKPETRASLIKFLQLLVAHHPSRRCRKGSADVLVNFDDLCPSSTMLVNNEEAESCSKKGAIGNYQICGKEVPRGYWMYCRGSKNDTRGFSCGLWVLLHSLSVRVEDGESNMAFRSACDFIHNFFVCEECRQHFYEMCLSVSTPFKKARDFALWLWRAHNQVNKRLIKEEASLGTGDPEFPKAIWPPKQLCSSCYLSPSKTSEENNKIDWDEDEVFKFLVSYYGKELVTLYKDNEQQGGGKTEKIVAEELVASTNAVVVPVGAALAIAVASCAFGALAYIWRSRQKNRKYKYIYSLKNI from the exons ATGACTTTTTGCTCTGTATTTTTACTGCTATTCTTGATTCTATTATTTTCAAGCTTTGAACAATCAGTTTCAGTTTCAAGTGgatctcaacgtgtgattcttCGATCAATCATAAAGGAGAATAACCAAGATGGTGACTTTGCTATTGATTTAAATACCACCAACTTTGATACTGTTCTTAAGGAGACTCCTGCCCCTTATGTTATTGTTGAATTCTTTGCTCACTG GTGTCCCGCTTGTAGAAATTATAAG CCACAATATGAAAAAGTTGCAAGACTCTTCAACGGGGCAGATGCTAGTCATCCAGGAATCATATTAATGACAAGGGTAGATTGTGCATCGACG ATAAATTCTAATCTTTGTGACAAGTTCTCTGTGGATCATTACCCGATGCTTTTTTGGGGTCCTCCTAAGAAGTTTGTTGGTGGTGGTTGGGGTCCAAATCAAGAAAAAAGTGAAATACTTCCGATTGAAAATGGACGAACTGCTGATGTCTTGCTTGGCTGGATCAACAAACAATTGGGAAG CTCATATGGCTTGGATGATGGAAAATACGAGAATGAGCATCTTCAGACAAACACTTCAGATCCTGGCCAG ATTGCCAAAGCTATCTATGATGTTGAGGAGGCAACATCTACTGCCTTTAGTATTATTTTAGACCACAAG ATGATTAAACCAGAAACTCGGGCATCACTTATAAAGTTTCTTCAGCTTTTGGTTGCTCATCACCCTTCTAGGAG GTGCCGGAAGGGGAGTGCAGATGTACTTGTTAATTTTGATGATCTTTGTCCATCATCTACGATGTTGGTTAACAATGAGGAAGCTGAAAGTTGTAGCAAAAAGGGAGCTATAGGAAATTACCAGATTTGTGGTAAAGAGGTTCCTCGCGGATATTGG ATGTATTGTCGTGGCAGCAAGAATGATACTAGAGGTTTTAG TTGCGGTTTGTGGGTTTTGTTACATTCACTCTCCGTAAGAGTGGAGGACGGAGAAAGCAACATGGCATTTAGAAGTGCATGTGATTTTATACACAACTTTTTCGTTTGTGAGGAGTGTAGGCAACACTTTTACGAAATGTGCTTAAG CGTGTCTACTCCGTTCAAGAAAGCACGTGATTTTGCCCTCTGGTTGTGGCGTGCTCACAACCAGGTTAACAAAAGACTGATAAAAGAAGAAGCATCCCTCGGAACTGGCGATCCTGAATTTCCAAAAGCTATTTGGCCTCCAAAACAGCTTTGTTCCTCGTGTTACCTCAGCCCAAGCAAAACAAGTGAGGAAAATAATAAGATCGATTGGGATGAGGACGAGGTCTTCAAGTTTTTGGTCAGTTACTACGGGAAAGAACTAGTAACTCTTTACAAGGACAATGAACAGCAAGGCGGTGGTAAGACTGAAAAAATAGTTGCCGAAGAGTTGGTAGCCTCGACAAATGCAGTTGTGGTTCCAGTTGGAGCTGCGTTGGCTATTGCAGTTGCGAGCTGTGCATTCGGAGCGCTTGCGTACATCTGGCGCTCACGACAAAAGAATCGgaagtataaatatatatactcttTAAAGAATATATGA
- the LOC107794882 gene encoding sulfhydryl oxidase 2 isoform X2 produces the protein MTFCSVFLLLFLILLFSSFEQSVSVSSGSQRVILRSIIKENNQDGDFAIDLNTTNFDTVLKETPAPYVIVEFFAHWCPACRNYKPQYEKVARLFNGADASHPGIILMTRVDCASTINSNLCDKFSVDHYPMLFWGPPKKFVGGGWGPNQEKSEILPIENGRTADVLLGWINKQLGSSYGLDDGKYENEHLQTNTSDPGQIAKAIYDVEEATSTAFSIILDHKMIKPETRASLIKFLQLLVAHHPSRRCRKGSADVLVNFDDLCPSSTMLVNNEEAESCSKKGAIGNYQICGKEVPRGYWMYCRGSKNDTRGFSCGLWVLLHSLSVRVEDGESNMAFRSACDFIHNFFVCEECRQHFYEMCLSVSTPFKKARDFALWLWRAHNQVNKRLIKEEASLGTGDPEFPKAIWPPKQLCSSCYLSPSKTSEENNKIDWDEDEVFKFLVSYYGKELVTLYKDNEQQGGGKTEKIVAEELVASTNAVVVPVGAALAIAVASCAFGALAYIWRSRQKNRKPRRSWN, from the exons ATGACTTTTTGCTCTGTATTTTTACTGCTATTCTTGATTCTATTATTTTCAAGCTTTGAACAATCAGTTTCAGTTTCAAGTGgatctcaacgtgtgattcttCGATCAATCATAAAGGAGAATAACCAAGATGGTGACTTTGCTATTGATTTAAATACCACCAACTTTGATACTGTTCTTAAGGAGACTCCTGCCCCTTATGTTATTGTTGAATTCTTTGCTCACTG GTGTCCCGCTTGTAGAAATTATAAG CCACAATATGAAAAAGTTGCAAGACTCTTCAACGGGGCAGATGCTAGTCATCCAGGAATCATATTAATGACAAGGGTAGATTGTGCATCGACG ATAAATTCTAATCTTTGTGACAAGTTCTCTGTGGATCATTACCCGATGCTTTTTTGGGGTCCTCCTAAGAAGTTTGTTGGTGGTGGTTGGGGTCCAAATCAAGAAAAAAGTGAAATACTTCCGATTGAAAATGGACGAACTGCTGATGTCTTGCTTGGCTGGATCAACAAACAATTGGGAAG CTCATATGGCTTGGATGATGGAAAATACGAGAATGAGCATCTTCAGACAAACACTTCAGATCCTGGCCAG ATTGCCAAAGCTATCTATGATGTTGAGGAGGCAACATCTACTGCCTTTAGTATTATTTTAGACCACAAG ATGATTAAACCAGAAACTCGGGCATCACTTATAAAGTTTCTTCAGCTTTTGGTTGCTCATCACCCTTCTAGGAG GTGCCGGAAGGGGAGTGCAGATGTACTTGTTAATTTTGATGATCTTTGTCCATCATCTACGATGTTGGTTAACAATGAGGAAGCTGAAAGTTGTAGCAAAAAGGGAGCTATAGGAAATTACCAGATTTGTGGTAAAGAGGTTCCTCGCGGATATTGG ATGTATTGTCGTGGCAGCAAGAATGATACTAGAGGTTTTAG TTGCGGTTTGTGGGTTTTGTTACATTCACTCTCCGTAAGAGTGGAGGACGGAGAAAGCAACATGGCATTTAGAAGTGCATGTGATTTTATACACAACTTTTTCGTTTGTGAGGAGTGTAGGCAACACTTTTACGAAATGTGCTTAAG CGTGTCTACTCCGTTCAAGAAAGCACGTGATTTTGCCCTCTGGTTGTGGCGTGCTCACAACCAGGTTAACAAAAGACTGATAAAAGAAGAAGCATCCCTCGGAACTGGCGATCCTGAATTTCCAAAAGCTATTTGGCCTCCAAAACAGCTTTGTTCCTCGTGTTACCTCAGCCCAAGCAAAACAAGTGAGGAAAATAATAAGATCGATTGGGATGAGGACGAGGTCTTCAAGTTTTTGGTCAGTTACTACGGGAAAGAACTAGTAACTCTTTACAAGGACAATGAACAGCAAGGCGGTGGTAAGACTGAAAAAATAGTTGCCGAAGAGTTGGTAGCCTCGACAAATGCAGTTGTGGTTCCAGTTGGAGCTGCGTTGGCTATTGCAGTTGCGAGCTGTGCATTCGGAGCGCTTGCGTACATCTGGCGCTCACGACAAAAGAATCGgaa GCCACGAAGAAGCTGGAACTGA
- the LOC107794882 gene encoding sulfhydryl oxidase 2 isoform X3 yields the protein MTRVDCASTINSNLCDKFSVDHYPMLFWGPPKKFVGGGWGPNQEKSEILPIENGRTADVLLGWINKQLGSSYGLDDGKYENEHLQTNTSDPGQIAKAIYDVEEATSTAFSIILDHKMIKPETRASLIKFLQLLVAHHPSRRCRKGSADVLVNFDDLCPSSTMLVNNEEAESCSKKGAIGNYQICGKEVPRGYWMYCRGSKNDTRGFSCGLWVLLHSLSVRVEDGESNMAFRSACDFIHNFFVCEECRQHFYEMCLSVSTPFKKARDFALWLWRAHNQVNKRLIKEEASLGTGDPEFPKAIWPPKQLCSSCYLSPSKTSEENNKIDWDEDEVFKFLVSYYGKELVTLYKDNEQQGGGKTEKIVAEELVASTNAVVVPVGAALAIAVASCAFGALAYIWRSRQKNRKYKYIYSLKNI from the exons ATGACAAGGGTAGATTGTGCATCGACG ATAAATTCTAATCTTTGTGACAAGTTCTCTGTGGATCATTACCCGATGCTTTTTTGGGGTCCTCCTAAGAAGTTTGTTGGTGGTGGTTGGGGTCCAAATCAAGAAAAAAGTGAAATACTTCCGATTGAAAATGGACGAACTGCTGATGTCTTGCTTGGCTGGATCAACAAACAATTGGGAAG CTCATATGGCTTGGATGATGGAAAATACGAGAATGAGCATCTTCAGACAAACACTTCAGATCCTGGCCAG ATTGCCAAAGCTATCTATGATGTTGAGGAGGCAACATCTACTGCCTTTAGTATTATTTTAGACCACAAG ATGATTAAACCAGAAACTCGGGCATCACTTATAAAGTTTCTTCAGCTTTTGGTTGCTCATCACCCTTCTAGGAG GTGCCGGAAGGGGAGTGCAGATGTACTTGTTAATTTTGATGATCTTTGTCCATCATCTACGATGTTGGTTAACAATGAGGAAGCTGAAAGTTGTAGCAAAAAGGGAGCTATAGGAAATTACCAGATTTGTGGTAAAGAGGTTCCTCGCGGATATTGG ATGTATTGTCGTGGCAGCAAGAATGATACTAGAGGTTTTAG TTGCGGTTTGTGGGTTTTGTTACATTCACTCTCCGTAAGAGTGGAGGACGGAGAAAGCAACATGGCATTTAGAAGTGCATGTGATTTTATACACAACTTTTTCGTTTGTGAGGAGTGTAGGCAACACTTTTACGAAATGTGCTTAAG CGTGTCTACTCCGTTCAAGAAAGCACGTGATTTTGCCCTCTGGTTGTGGCGTGCTCACAACCAGGTTAACAAAAGACTGATAAAAGAAGAAGCATCCCTCGGAACTGGCGATCCTGAATTTCCAAAAGCTATTTGGCCTCCAAAACAGCTTTGTTCCTCGTGTTACCTCAGCCCAAGCAAAACAAGTGAGGAAAATAATAAGATCGATTGGGATGAGGACGAGGTCTTCAAGTTTTTGGTCAGTTACTACGGGAAAGAACTAGTAACTCTTTACAAGGACAATGAACAGCAAGGCGGTGGTAAGACTGAAAAAATAGTTGCCGAAGAGTTGGTAGCCTCGACAAATGCAGTTGTGGTTCCAGTTGGAGCTGCGTTGGCTATTGCAGTTGCGAGCTGTGCATTCGGAGCGCTTGCGTACATCTGGCGCTCACGACAAAAGAATCGgaagtataaatatatatactcttTAAAGAATATATGA
- the LOC107794884 gene encoding uncharacterized protein LOC107794884 isoform X2 — MVSNLHFQPRDCEFESPQEQGGEFLEGRMPRVYWKQPFYLMVGYAHRRCVQRWCNEKGDTICEICHQPFRPGYTAPPPIFRLGGIPMNFRGNWGIVRRDLNNPRLIAVVSTDRDFINSDYDDYAVSTSRSMMCCRSVAIIFMLLLVLRHTLPIIVNQGGDYSFPLVMLLMLRITGIVLPIYIIMKAVTSCHRRQRQQAILPISSSDEESGPVILSHQPPIIDAP; from the exons atggtaagcaacctccacttccaaccaagagattgtgagttcgagtcaccccaagagcaaggtggggagttcttggagggaaggatgccgagggtctattggaaacagcctttctacctcatggtaggg TATGCACATCGTAGATGCGTGCAAAGGTGGTGTAATGAGAAGGGTGATACCATTTGTGAGATATGCCATCAG CCTTTTAGGCCTGGTTATACAGCACCTCCCCCTATTTTTCGACTTGGAGGCATCCCGATGAATTTCAG GGGAAATTGGGGAATTGTCAGAAGAGACTTGAATAATCCTCGTCTGATAGCAGTGGTTTCAACTGATCGCGATTTCATCAACTCTGACTATGATGACTATGCGGTTTCTACTTCAAGAAGCATGATGTGTTGTCGTTCAGTTGCGATAATT TTTATGCTGCTTCTAGTTTTACGGCACACTCTTCCCATCATAGTGAATCAAGGAGGGGACTATTCGTTCCCTTTGGTCATG CTACTAATGCTAAGAATTACCGGCATTGTTCTGCCTATCTACATCATAATGAAAGCAGTAACGTCTTGCCACAGACGCCAACGCCAGCAG GCTATTTTGCCCATCTCCTCGTCTGATGAAGAATCTGGCCCCGTGATACTGTCACATCAACCTCCCATCATCGATGCCCCTTGA
- the LOC107794884 gene encoding uncharacterized protein LOC107794884 isoform X1, which yields MGDHFVFLVDRLLTESTLEAAIESRNQKQLATSTTNDPVADCSSQESDPFLTPRKMVECRICQDEDMDSNMETPCSCCGSLKYAHRRCVQRWCNEKGDTICEICHQPFRPGYTAPPPIFRLGGIPMNFRGNWGIVRRDLNNPRLIAVVSTDRDFINSDYDDYAVSTSRSMMCCRSVAIIFMLLLVLRHTLPIIVNQGGDYSFPLVMLLMLRITGIVLPIYIIMKAVTSCHRRQRQQAILPISSSDEESGPVILSHQPPIIDAP from the exons ATGGGAGATCattttgtgtttttggttgatcGGCTGCTAACTGAATCAACTTTGGAGGCTGCAATTGAAAGCAGAAACCAGAAACAACTAGCAACATCAACGACGAACGATCCAGTGGCTGATTGCTCTTCTCAGGAATCTGATCCTTTCTTGACTCCTAGGAAAATGGTTGAATGTAGGATATGTCAAGATGAAGATATGGATTCAAATATGGAGACTCCTTGCTCTTGCTGCGGTAGTTTGAAG TATGCACATCGTAGATGCGTGCAAAGGTGGTGTAATGAGAAGGGTGATACCATTTGTGAGATATGCCATCAG CCTTTTAGGCCTGGTTATACAGCACCTCCCCCTATTTTTCGACTTGGAGGCATCCCGATGAATTTCAG GGGAAATTGGGGAATTGTCAGAAGAGACTTGAATAATCCTCGTCTGATAGCAGTGGTTTCAACTGATCGCGATTTCATCAACTCTGACTATGATGACTATGCGGTTTCTACTTCAAGAAGCATGATGTGTTGTCGTTCAGTTGCGATAATT TTTATGCTGCTTCTAGTTTTACGGCACACTCTTCCCATCATAGTGAATCAAGGAGGGGACTATTCGTTCCCTTTGGTCATG CTACTAATGCTAAGAATTACCGGCATTGTTCTGCCTATCTACATCATAATGAAAGCAGTAACGTCTTGCCACAGACGCCAACGCCAGCAG GCTATTTTGCCCATCTCCTCGTCTGATGAAGAATCTGGCCCCGTGATACTGTCACATCAACCTCCCATCATCGATGCCCCTTGA